The genomic region GCGGCCAGCGGACCGAAGTTCACCCGGTACGGCGCGATCTGGTTGGCCGTCGAGGCCCCGGTGCCCTCGGCGATGCGCCCGGAGTCGCTGGCCCAGGCCGCGTCGGCCCATAGCTGCAGGCTGAGGCTGCCCTGGTTCGTGCCCGCATAGACGACCGCTTCCGCACAGACGACGCGGAGCACTCCACCGAGCTGGAGGTTCCAGTAGCCGAGCAGTGGGCTCGCCGCGAAGTTCGGGTTCGGGCCCACGACGTAGTTCTTTCCCGCGAACACCTTCGCCGCGGACTCCGTGGGAGCCTGCTCATCCATGAACAGACGGGACGCAGCTCCGTCGACCGTGTCCTCCGCCGCGTCGGCGTTGCCGGACGGCGACGTCCCATGCATGTACACGGTGTGCTCGACCAGCTCCTCGCCCTCGGCGAGCGGGATGTCGCGGCCCTGGCAGGCATCGGACACGCCGGGGGCGTAGAACTCGAACACGTCGAGCCCACGCGGTCCGAGATCACCGACGTAGATGTAGCCGCGGTGCCACAGCGCGCCCCACGAGTTCGCGCCCGGGGCGATGTACTGCCCGGCCCGGGTGGGGTTGGCCGGATCGGACATGTCGATGACCTGCAGGCCCGCGTTGTAGGACCCCATGAAGACGTAGTGCCCCTTGGAGCTGAAGTTGTGTGCCGAACAGGTCGGGGCGGGGGTGCCGGTCCCGTTGAACCAGTCGGCGAGCCACGTCGCCTCGGTGAGGTCCTCGGACAGCTGCACCGTGGCGACCCCGCCGGCCTCGCACCCGCTGTGCAGGTCCTCGTCGGAGACGAACATCACGCTCGGGTCGCCGTCGAGCAGCTGTGCCTCGTGGTAGTAGCGGATGGGATGCCCGTCCTCGGGCCGCTTCTCCCACCGGTTCAGCACCAGCGGGGCGGTGGGGTCGGTGACATCGATGATGTAGATGCTGCCGGTGTTGCCGCCGTTGTTGAGGTAGCTGCCGCCCTCGGCGAGGAGCAGGATGTCGCGCTCGCCGTACGTCGGCTCGGAGGTCCCGTCACCGTCCTGGTCGACCCAGTCCCACGGCTGGAGCAGGATCGTGTGATCGGTGTAGACGGTGATGTCGTGGGCGTGGGTGAACTCGTCGCCGATCGGCGCGTTGAGGCGCTCGCGGACGGGCGAGTCCCGCCACATCGCGTGGGGGTTACCACGGAAGATGTTGACCGGCGCGGCGGGCTCCTCGCCTAGCAACGGGTTCACGTCGTAGATGCGCAGGCCCTCGTCGATCCGCCCGCCCGACGGTAGCCACAGCCGCCGCTCGTCGATGATGTCGCCGTAGTGGGCCTCGCCGTCGGTGGAACCCGTGAACCGGTGCAGCAGGACGGGGTTGGCCGCGTCGGTGACGTCGAGGAACTCCGTCTGCTGGGTTCCGGGGGCCCGTCCGGTCCCGTTGAGCGTGACGATGTGGCGGCCGTCGAGGAAGGCGGGCTCGGGAACCGCATCCGCCCGGAGGCCGGGGTCGCTCGTGCTCTGCGGCCCGGGCTTGTACTCGCCGATCTTGGTCGGACTCTCAGGATCCGAGACGTCGAAGATCGTCATCCCGAACCCGTACGCACCGACGTAGAGCCGGTCACCCTCCGCGGCGACGTGCCCGCCGGTAGACCCCGGGACGTTGGTGACGTGGCGCACGTTCTCGCTCGCCACCGGCGGACCCGTCATCGACGCGGGTGCTGCGGCGACGAGGCCTGCCGTCAGCGCGGCCCCGGCGAGTGAGGTCATGAGCTTGTTCACGACAGACTCCTGTGCGAGCGTCCCCGTGGACCGTTAGGAGACTTGTTCGACGGCGAGGGCCGTTCTCCTGCCGCCTTCGCGACGGATCCGCGCTAGCGGATGCCACCGCCGGTCAGGCGGAAGGTCCAGACGGAACGCAGGGACTCGACACCAGAGCACTTCTCACGTATCGGGCAAGACCCTACGAGGGACCAGGGCCGACGGTGTCACCGCAGACCGAGACGGCGGCTGCACGAGGGCCACGCACCCCAGCCCTGACGGTCCTGCAGCAGCTCCGCGCGATGGATCTGCTCCCACTTGGAGTTCTGGTGCGGGTAGCCGGGGCCGCCCACGCCCCTCCACGACGACAGCGAGAACTGCAGACCGCCGTAGTAGCCGTTGCCGGTGTTGATGTGCCAGTTGCCGCCGGACTCGCACCGGGCCAACCGCTCCCACGTCTCGATGGGGTGCTCGTAGGTGTAGGCGCAGTCCGGTGAGGAGTTCGGTGGGCACGGGGGCGGTGGCGGAGGCGGCCGCTGAGGTCGAGGCTCGCCCCGCACCGCAGCCTCGAGCTCCGACTGCACGTGCGACGAGACCGCAGCGGTCCCACCCACCAGGACACCGGCGAGGAGATCCCCGTCACGGATGAACGCATCGACGTCGTCCGAGAGGATCGCCTGAGGGACGAGCAGCAGCGGGGCGCTGCGGCGTGCGGCGAGGGCACCAGCCGCGAGCGCGTCGGGGAAGTCGCCGCCGGACACGAAGACGGCCTGTTCGCCGGAGATGGTGTCATCGGCCTGGCCGAACCCGGCCAGCGCCGCCTCGGCGACCTCGACAGCGGTCTCGTAGCGGTCGTCGCCGAACGCCCGGATCGTCGCGTAGCCCAGCCCTTGGATCTGCTCGACGACCGGGTCAGCGATCGCCGCGTCCCCACCGAGCACCACCACATGACTGGGAGCGAGCA from Actinomycetota bacterium harbors:
- a CDS encoding cell wall-binding repeat-containing protein, which produces MLLSALVTSAGSLRSLLPARALLAPSGVARFALVLAVTAGLIVIPATGADAAASKVDRVAGADRVATAVEVARTGWDTAPHALLATSLDYPDAIAAAAYAARSAAPVLLTPPTGLPGAVEAILADLGTTEVTILGGDAAVPTRIERRLRDLGIETTRVAGDDRFETAAAIALQAAGSDGAPLVALALGARKDQRDAWPDALAAASLAGLDSPAPTLLTAQGDLPSATADALALLAPSHVVVLGGDAAIADPVVEQIQGLGYATIRAFGDDRYETAVEVAEAALAGFGQADDTISGEQAVFVSGGDFPDALAAGALAARRSAPLLLVPQAILSDDVDAFIRDGDLLAGVLVGGTAAVSSHVQSELEAAVRGEPRPQRPPPPPPPCPPNSSPDCAYTYEHPIETWERLARCESGGNWHINTGNGYYGGLQFSLSSWRGVGGPGYPHQNSKWEQIHRAELLQDRQGWGAWPSCSRRLGLR